In the Candidatus Binatia bacterium genome, CTGCGCCGAGTCCGCAACAACAATTTTCAGGTCGTCAGGTGCCTTCTCAGCGCTAGGCAACGCGTGAGATCCCTCGTGTGGTTGGTTTCACATCATCCGGGTGCGCGGGAGGAGTTTGTTTGCTGGGTCCTGGATGCCGAGTTTCAATTGCCGAGACCACGGGTGGGTACTGACCCGAGAGAACACGGTTCCTACCACTCCTACTACCGCGGCCGGGAAGAAAGGCTGAGCGTGAGTGCATGCTGTCCGCTGTGAGATTCCCTCTTCCTGTCCGAAGGAGCACGGGGCTATTTTGTCCTCACGGTGCAGACGAATGGCGGGGAGGATGAAATACACGCACCGCGTGAGACGGTAACCGGTCGTAAGAGGGCTTCGGGCCATCCAAAGCCGGGGCCCGCATGGGTTGACCCGCGAAGCCGTCACATGCGTCAACCTGGCTTCGATGCTGTCTCCGCAGGTGGCTGTGCGGGCGCGGGATTCACCAAGTCCAGACCGAGCGTATGCGGAAAAATTTGAGCAATTTCGAGTGGCGTCCAGCGGCCGTCCTTGATGATGGTTCGAACCGGAGCCGGATCGTTGAGCAAAGCCACGAAGCCGCCACGGACGAAGAAAATCTGGCCGTTGATATTCGCCGCTGCGTCCGTGGCCAGGTACACGACAAACGGAGCGACGTCGTCGGGATCGGCAGGCAGAGGTGGAAGCTCGCTGGTTTGCTGGCCAGGCAAGGCCACGCCACGTTTGGCTCGTGCTTCACGGGCTTTTTGCGGAATCGTGGCAATCATTCGGGTTTGCGCTGCCGGAGCGATGGCGTTCACCGTCACCCCGTACTTCCCCAGTTCGCGTGCAACAACGCGCGTCAAACCCGCAATCCCGTCCTTCGCCGCTCCATAGTTTGCTTGACCGGAATTGCCATACAGACCGGAGGTCGAGGACATGCTGATGATCCTCCCGGACTTCTGCTGGCGCATGCGCACCGCCGCGTGCCGAGTGCAGTTGAATGTTCCCTTCAGATGGACGGCAATGACAGCGTCCCAGTCTTCCTCGCTGAGATTGAACACCATGCGATCGCGTAGGATGCCCGCGTTGTTCACAAGGATGTCGATTCGACCGAACTCACGTACCGCCGTTTCGATGATGTTTTCTGCCGCACGGAAATCGGCAACATTATCGTAGTTCGCCACGGCTTGGCCGCCACGTGCACGAATTTCTTCCACCACCCGCTCGGCTGGCGTGGTTTCGCCGCCGCTACCGTCCACATTCACACCAGCGTCGTTGACGACAACCGCTGCCCCCTCCTCGGCCAACAACAGCGCGATCCCGCGACCAATG is a window encoding:
- a CDS encoding SDR family oxidoreductase; this encodes MGQRLRNKVAIVTGAGRGIGRGIALLLAEEGAAVVVNDAGVNVDGSGGETTPAERVVEEIRARGGQAVANYDNVADFRAAENIIETAVREFGRIDILVNNAGILRDRMVFNLSEEDWDAVIAVHLKGTFNCTRHAAVRMRQQKSGRIISMSSTSGLYGNSGQANYGAAKDGIAGLTRVVARELGKYGVTVNAIAPAAQTRMIATIPQKAREARAKRGVALPGQQTSELPPLPADPDDVAPFVVYLATDAAANINGQIFFVRGGFVALLNDPAPVRTIIKDGRWTPLEIAQIFPHTLGLDLVNPAPAQPPAETASKPG